A genomic stretch from Dysgonomonadaceae bacterium PH5-43 includes:
- a CDS encoding outer membrane protein assembly factor BamA (product_source=COG4775; cog=COG4775; pfam=PF01103; superfamily=103515) has translation MVEIDLYNKSNSSFRILRYTLRIIFSVFITMSLLSLNSCSSTKFIPEDEYLLDKVKINSNIDGYKSMELKSHVRQQPNYKMFGINKTMFQVYNLAGKDTTKWINKLIHKIGEPPVIFDSTLVAKTDHEFEKLFINKGYINVDVTSKIIYKNKKVDVVYDIKGNTPYVIRNYSTLIEDTIVNNVLENSSSNKASRIKEGMLFDREQLDNERQRLSSILRNNGYYSFYKDNFYFDADSTLNINAVDLELKLKPHKDSTTYPKYYYDNVYIYLNNDPLSILNPAEPIKRDSITKGEYTIYYTGNKPSLRTSTLLNNSFLTPEREFSQLREDYTYSSFSNLQALNNIHIQYEEKQRNDSCFLDCHIVAIPAKKQAISFSVEGTNTAGDLGIASTIGYTHRNLFRGSEVFNLKVRGAYEALRNLNPYFELGGEASIHTPKFLMPFTKNSFTRRMRTSTELSLSYNYQTRPEYDRTILSASLRYKWEGLQRNSVKHQLDLLDIDYVYLPYKNDDFMNSLPSNAKYFGYTDQFIVSTNYSYTHSTYNPSQKRKGAHSFRFSVESAGNVLYGVSHLLDRKKDNIGSFELFGTYFAQFVKGDIDYSKTIVIDNQNTIAWRAGFGIGIPYGNSKMLPFEKRYYSGGANSVRAWSVRELGPGSYKSNSESNFFHQSGDIKLDLSIEYRTRFFWKFEAAAFIDAGNIWTIKDYEDQEGGKFRFDSFYKEIALGYGLGLRLDFDYFLIRLDGGFKAYDPARSGRKKWAILNPNLNRNFAWHIAVGYPF, from the coding sequence ATGGTAGAAATAGATTTATACAACAAAAGTAATTCTTCTTTCAGAATATTAAGATATACACTAAGAATAATATTTTCTGTGTTTATTACAATGTCCTTATTGAGCCTTAACTCTTGCAGTTCTACCAAATTTATTCCCGAAGACGAGTATCTTTTAGATAAAGTAAAAATCAATTCAAACATAGACGGATATAAAAGTATGGAATTGAAGTCGCACGTTAGACAACAACCTAACTACAAAATGTTTGGAATAAACAAAACTATGTTTCAAGTGTATAATCTTGCGGGGAAAGATACGACAAAGTGGATAAATAAACTTATACATAAAATAGGCGAACCTCCTGTTATCTTTGATTCTACATTAGTTGCAAAGACCGACCACGAGTTCGAAAAACTTTTCATAAACAAAGGTTACATAAATGTAGATGTTACTTCTAAAATCATTTATAAAAACAAAAAAGTTGATGTTGTTTACGACATTAAAGGTAACACACCTTATGTTATAAGAAACTATTCCACCTTAATAGAAGATACTATTGTTAATAATGTTTTAGAAAACTCATCGTCTAACAAAGCTTCAAGAATTAAAGAAGGTATGCTGTTTGATAGAGAACAGTTAGACAACGAACGACAACGATTATCAAGTATTTTAAGGAATAATGGTTACTACTCTTTTTATAAAGACAACTTTTATTTCGATGCCGACAGTACGTTAAACATCAATGCTGTAGATTTAGAGTTAAAGCTAAAACCACACAAAGACTCAACTACATACCCTAAATATTATTACGACAATGTATATATTTATTTAAACAACGACCCTCTTAGTATTCTTAACCCTGCAGAACCTATAAAGAGAGATAGTATTACAAAAGGAGAATACACTATCTATTACACTGGCAATAAACCATCGTTAAGAACGAGTACTTTACTAAACAATAGTTTTTTAACTCCCGAAAGAGAATTTTCTCAATTAAGAGAAGATTACACATATTCTTCCTTTTCTAATCTACAAGCATTAAACAACATACATATACAATACGAAGAAAAGCAAAGAAACGATTCGTGCTTTCTTGATTGCCACATTGTTGCGATACCAGCAAAGAAACAAGCAATTTCTTTCTCTGTCGAAGGCACTAATACAGCAGGCGACTTAGGCATTGCAAGCACCATAGGATATACTCATCGTAATTTATTTAGAGGCTCTGAAGTTTTCAACTTAAAAGTAAGAGGAGCTTATGAAGCTCTTCGCAACCTTAATCCTTACTTCGAACTTGGAGGTGAGGCCTCTATACATACTCCTAAGTTTTTGATGCCTTTTACAAAAAATTCGTTTACTCGAAGAATGAGAACGTCTACCGAACTTTCTTTGAGTTACAACTATCAAACTCGACCCGAATACGACCGAACTATATTATCGGCAAGCTTGCGCTACAAATGGGAAGGACTTCAACGCAACTCTGTAAAACATCAACTCGATTTATTAGACATCGATTATGTTTATCTGCCCTACAAGAATGACGATTTTATGAATAGCCTGCCATCTAATGCTAAGTATTTCGGATATACCGATCAATTTATTGTTAGCACTAATTACTCTTATACTCATTCTACTTACAATCCATCTCAAAAGCGTAAAGGTGCACATTCTTTCCGTTTTTCGGTAGAGTCGGCTGGTAATGTTTTATATGGAGTAAGTCATCTTTTGGATAGAAAAAAAGACAACATAGGTTCGTTCGAGCTATTCGGAACATATTTTGCACAATTTGTAAAGGGAGATATAGATTATTCTAAAACTATAGTTATCGATAATCAAAACACAATAGCTTGGAGAGCTGGCTTCGGGATAGGGATTCCTTACGGTAACTCAAAAATGTTACCTTTTGAGAAAAGATATTATTCGGGAGGAGCCAATAGCGTTAGAGCTTGGTCGGTACGAGAATTAGGTCCTGGTAGCTATAAGTCTAACTCTGAATCTAACTTCTTCCACCAATCAGGAGATATAAAGTTAGACTTAAGTATAGAATATCGCACTCGTTTTTTCTGGAAGTTTGAAGCTGCCGCATTTATTGATGCCGGTAATATATGGACTATCAAAGATTACGAAGACCAAGAAGGCGGCAAATTTCGTTTCGATTCTTTCTATAAAGAAATTGCGCTTGGCTACGGATTAGGGTTGCGCTTAGACTTCGATTACTTCCTCATTCGCTTAGATGGTGGTTTCAAAGCTTACGACCCTGCCCGTTCGGGTAGAAAAAAGTGGGCTATATTAAATCCTAACTTAAACAGAAACTTTGCTTGGCATATAGCCGTGGGGTATCCATTCTAA
- a CDS encoding TrmH family RNA methyltransferase (product_source=KO:K03437; cath_funfam=3.30.1330.30,3.40.1280.10; cog=COG0566; ko=KO:K03437; pfam=PF00588; superfamily=55315,75217) — MISKNKIKFIKSLEKKKNRQELRLFLAEGNKLVEDILPYFSCELLIAKPSWIDTHNVKAKEMIVAETGDIEKVSLLKTPQDVVAVFAWSDKELNNTELQNDLTLLLEDIQDPGNLGTIIRIADWFGIKNIICSRDSVDVYNPKVVQATMGAIARVNVFYSSLQAVIEENKDLPVYGTFLDGEDIYKEEVSSTGFIVMGNEGNGISKSLESYINKRLFVPNYPPGTTSSESLNVAVATAVVCAEFRRRQIYSV; from the coding sequence ATGATAAGTAAGAATAAAATTAAATTTATTAAGTCGTTAGAAAAGAAGAAAAACAGACAAGAGTTGAGGCTGTTTTTAGCCGAAGGGAATAAGCTTGTAGAAGATATTTTGCCATACTTTAGCTGCGAATTACTTATCGCTAAGCCCTCGTGGATAGATACGCATAATGTTAAGGCTAAAGAAATGATAGTGGCAGAAACAGGGGATATAGAAAAAGTTAGCTTGTTAAAAACGCCCCAAGATGTGGTAGCTGTATTTGCTTGGTCGGATAAAGAGCTTAACAATACAGAATTGCAAAACGATTTAACTCTACTGTTAGAAGATATTCAAGATCCGGGTAATTTGGGAACCATTATAAGGATAGCCGATTGGTTTGGAATTAAAAATATTATTTGCAGTAGAGATTCGGTCGATGTATATAATCCTAAAGTAGTGCAAGCAACTATGGGAGCTATAGCTCGGGTTAATGTGTTTTATTCGTCATTGCAAGCCGTGATAGAAGAAAATAAAGATTTGCCAGTATACGGAACTTTTTTAGACGGAGAAGATATTTATAAAGAAGAAGTATCGAGCACGGGCTTTATAGTAATGGGAAATGAAGGTAATGGTATTAGCAAAAGCTTGGAGTCATATATAAATAAACGATTGTTTGTGCCTAACTATCCTCCAGGCACTACATCGTCAGAGTCGCTTAATGTGGCAGTTGCTACTGCTGTTGTTTGTGCTGAGTTTAGACGTAGACAAATCTATTCTGTTTAA
- a CDS encoding hypothetical protein (product_source=Hypo-rule applied; superfamily=47592), whose translation MVKRFAAHYTCSPYDKLYKLHYIEIDESNRLVSVSPLNQETHSTSFFNGVIILLKEYIQPRALLNLLKDKAAVNPDATVEELLNMNEFGSVSSGDEVNIYILDGIDLLSAKLGSGQPVISRILLLPDKIS comes from the coding sequence ATGGTAAAAAGATTTGCAGCCCACTATACTTGTTCGCCCTACGATAAGCTGTACAAGCTCCACTACATAGAGATAGACGAAAGCAACAGACTTGTATCTGTTTCTCCTCTCAATCAGGAAACTCATTCGACATCGTTCTTCAATGGTGTTATTATTTTATTAAAAGAATATATACAACCCAGAGCTTTGCTCAATCTATTAAAAGACAAGGCGGCCGTTAACCCAGATGCAACTGTGGAAGAACTATTAAATATGAACGAGTTCGGGAGTGTTAGTTCTGGAGACGAGGTAAATATTTATATCTTAGACGGAATAGACTTGTTGTCGGCGAAACTCGGCAGTGGACAACCTGTGATTAGTAGAATATTGTTACTGCCTGATAAAATATCATAA
- a CDS encoding hypothetical protein (product_source=Hypo-rule applied; cleavage_site_network=SignalP-noTM; pfam=PF11276), translating to MFFYISKNNILITFLLCVLLSFSYAKAQDNVDIVPDSVITTNTVIPTINPYLLTPMFDGKFSFDSTITLPKDSIVRKTILDLPQKDSILSTNIYVLGKTPFREKAYRKFISENPDKIKHSHKEINEIEQVEKIKPNLLESIFKVEPEDIEIDKSMIDENARYTPKIRYWIVSGSNSLKITQTEISDNWSSGGSSNFNLLSIQNMNINYKKNKIKFNNFIEWKLSLNKSKDEKIKVGEDLFRTYSDFGIRAFNDKWYYSSNLEIKTQLFAHSKGNPKEYTSNFFSPTQINMGIFGMKYENQKKFNSNRYKKYKLTIDVSPLTVQSKWIFDDDIKPTRHGIDEGKKHKIDLGSSINSKYEMTVNRQLSFSSRFKFFTNYERVLIESENNINFALTQYFSVRLFIYAIFDDSKKKDDDLGFFQLNQVLSFGFDYKW from the coding sequence ATGTTTTTTTATATTTCTAAAAACAATATCTTGATTACATTTTTGCTGTGTGTTTTGCTTTCGTTTTCTTATGCGAAGGCTCAAGACAACGTTGACATTGTACCTGATTCTGTAATTACAACCAACACAGTAATCCCTACTATCAATCCTTATCTTCTAACTCCTATGTTCGATGGTAAGTTTAGTTTCGACTCTACAATTACTCTACCTAAAGATTCTATAGTAAGAAAAACTATATTGGATTTACCTCAAAAAGACTCCATTCTATCTACAAACATATACGTATTAGGGAAAACCCCTTTCAGAGAAAAAGCTTACCGTAAGTTTATATCCGAAAATCCAGACAAAATAAAACATTCTCATAAAGAAATCAACGAAATAGAACAGGTTGAAAAGATTAAGCCTAACTTGTTAGAAAGTATATTCAAGGTAGAACCCGAAGATATAGAAATAGACAAGAGTATGATAGACGAGAATGCAAGATACACTCCTAAAATACGATATTGGATAGTAAGTGGTAGTAATTCGCTAAAGATTACTCAGACAGAGATAAGCGATAACTGGTCGAGCGGAGGTTCTTCTAACTTCAACCTACTATCTATACAAAATATGAATATCAACTATAAGAAGAATAAAATTAAATTCAACAACTTTATAGAATGGAAACTTAGCCTAAACAAATCTAAAGACGAGAAGATTAAGGTGGGAGAAGATTTATTTCGTACTTACTCCGACTTTGGCATACGAGCTTTCAACGATAAATGGTATTATTCTTCAAACTTAGAAATAAAAACTCAACTGTTTGCCCACTCTAAAGGCAACCCGAAAGAGTATACTTCAAATTTCTTTTCTCCTACTCAAATAAATATGGGTATCTTTGGTATGAAATACGAAAACCAAAAGAAATTCAACAGCAACAGATATAAAAAATACAAACTTACAATAGACGTATCTCCTCTAACTGTTCAGTCTAAGTGGATTTTCGATGATGATATAAAACCCACAAGACACGGAATAGACGAAGGGAAGAAACACAAAATAGACTTAGGGTCTTCTATTAATTCAAAATATGAAATGACCGTAAATAGGCAATTATCTTTTTCTTCTCGTTTTAAGTTTTTCACCAATTACGAAAGAGTTTTAATTGAATCAGAGAATAATATCAATTTTGCCTTAACACAATACTTTTCTGTTCGTTTATTTATATATGCAATATTTGACGACAGCAAAAAGAAAGATGATGATTTAGGATTTTTTCAACTTAACCAAGTGTTAAGCTTTGGCTTCGATTACAAATGGTAA
- a CDS encoding aspartate aminotransferase (product_source=KO:K00812; cath_funfam=3.40.640.10; cog=COG0436; ko=KO:K00812; pfam=PF00155; superfamily=53383) gives MPEISIRGKEMPASPIRKLAPLSDSAKARGLKVYHLNIGQPDIQTPEEGLEAVRNIDRKILEYSPSDGFLSFRQKLVHYYSKFNINVTADDIIVTTGGSEAVLFAFLACLNPGDEIIVPEPSYANYMAFAISAGAIIRSVPSCIENGFALPPIEKFEELINERTKGILICNPNNPTGYLYTRSEMNQIRNLVKKHNLYLFSDEVYREFIYTASPYISALHLDGIEDNVVLIDSVSKRYSECGIREGMLITRNKELRKTVMKFCQARLSPPLLGQIVAEASLDASEDYMRGVYDEYLERRNFLVGALNKIPGVYSPIPMGAFYTIASLPVDNADDFCAWCLSDFEYEGQTVFMAPASGFYTNPSLGRNEVRIAYVLKKEELQKAMIVLEKALEQYKKEKQKARD, from the coding sequence ATGCCCGAAATTTCAATTCGAGGAAAGGAGATGCCTGCATCTCCAATTCGTAAGTTAGCACCTCTGTCTGATTCGGCAAAGGCAAGAGGTCTTAAGGTGTATCACTTAAATATAGGACAGCCAGATATTCAAACTCCAGAAGAAGGTTTAGAGGCCGTTCGTAATATTGACAGAAAGATATTGGAATACAGTCCGAGTGATGGCTTTTTGAGCTTTAGACAAAAGTTAGTACATTATTATTCAAAATTCAATATAAATGTAACGGCTGACGATATAATTGTAACTACAGGAGGTTCGGAAGCTGTATTGTTTGCGTTTTTAGCTTGTCTTAATCCTGGCGATGAGATTATTGTGCCAGAGCCTTCGTATGCTAACTATATGGCTTTTGCAATTTCGGCAGGTGCTATTATTCGTTCGGTCCCTTCTTGTATCGAAAATGGATTTGCGCTTCCTCCTATAGAAAAGTTTGAAGAGTTAATTAACGAACGTACAAAAGGTATTTTAATTTGTAATCCTAACAATCCTACAGGATATTTGTATACTCGTTCAGAAATGAATCAGATACGAAATTTGGTAAAAAAACATAATCTGTATTTGTTTTCAGATGAGGTTTATCGCGAATTTATTTATACCGCATCTCCTTATATCAGTGCATTGCATCTTGATGGAATAGAAGATAATGTTGTGTTGATAGATTCTGTGTCTAAACGATATAGCGAATGTGGTATACGTGAGGGAATGTTGATTACACGTAATAAAGAGCTTAGAAAAACAGTGATGAAGTTTTGCCAAGCACGACTAAGTCCACCTCTTTTGGGTCAGATAGTAGCTGAGGCGTCTTTAGATGCATCGGAAGATTATATGAGAGGAGTGTACGATGAATATCTTGAGCGTCGTAACTTCTTAGTAGGAGCATTGAATAAAATTCCAGGAGTGTATTCTCCTATCCCTATGGGAGCCTTCTATACTATAGCAAGCTTACCAGTTGATAATGCTGATGATTTTTGCGCTTGGTGTTTGTCGGATTTTGAATATGAAGGACAAACCGTGTTTATGGCTCCAGCATCAGGGTTTTATACAAATCCATCATTAGGAAGAAATGAAGTGCGTATAGCGTATGTTCTAAAAAAAGAAGAACTTCAAAAAGCTATGATAGTGTTGGAGAAAGCTTTGGAGCAATATAAAAAAGAGAAACAAAAAGCGCGCGACTAA
- a CDS encoding lipoprotein-releasing system permease protein (product_source=KO:K09808; cog=COG4591; ko=KO:K09808; pfam=PF02687,PF12704; transmembrane_helix_parts=Inside_1_27,TMhelix_28_50,Outside_51_281,TMhelix_282_304,Inside_305_326,TMhelix_327_349,Outside_350_379,TMhelix_380_402,Inside_403_414) — protein MSLEFFIAKRIYFNKAGGDRISSPAIRIAVISMALGLIVMILAVAIVVGFKKEVGNKVIGFGSHIQITNFKSNAIYENYPIEVNAELIQDIYSNQNVAHVQGFVTKPAIIKTEEDFQGIVIKGVDENFNWSFLKESLVEGDVIAVNPDSVSQNTIISKTIADKLNLKLNDSFICYFIQERVRVQKFIIKGIYQTNFPEYDNLFVIGDIKPLRKINEWDSDLVSGLEVIIKDDEKLDETANALYHNLSVKTDRLGNPYYTRSIKQINPYIFIWLDVLDTNVVVILIIIFMVAGFSMISGLLIIILERANMIGILKALGENNTSIRKIFLYISAFLITKGLLWGNIIALIIYYLQKYTGIFKLDPEIYYVSEVPMELNIWTILLLNIGTLIATILVLVGPSYLIAKISPSKTIRFE, from the coding sequence ATGAGTCTTGAGTTTTTTATAGCAAAACGGATATATTTTAATAAAGCAGGAGGGGATAGAATATCTTCTCCTGCTATTCGTATTGCTGTAATAAGTATGGCTTTAGGCTTGATCGTGATGATATTAGCCGTAGCAATAGTTGTAGGTTTCAAAAAAGAGGTTGGCAATAAAGTTATAGGTTTTGGTTCGCATATTCAAATAACAAACTTCAAGAGTAATGCTATCTATGAAAACTATCCGATAGAGGTTAATGCAGAATTGATACAAGATATATACTCTAATCAGAATGTTGCTCACGTGCAAGGCTTTGTTACTAAGCCAGCAATAATAAAAACAGAAGAAGACTTTCAAGGTATAGTAATTAAAGGTGTAGATGAAAATTTTAATTGGAGTTTCCTTAAAGAAAGTTTAGTAGAAGGAGATGTTATTGCGGTTAATCCCGACTCCGTATCTCAAAATACGATTATATCTAAGACTATTGCTGATAAATTAAATCTGAAGCTGAACGATTCTTTTATCTGTTACTTTATACAGGAAAGAGTTAGAGTTCAAAAGTTTATTATAAAAGGAATTTATCAGACTAACTTTCCTGAATACGATAACTTGTTTGTTATTGGCGATATAAAACCTTTGAGAAAAATAAACGAATGGGATTCTGATTTAGTGAGTGGCTTGGAGGTTATAATTAAAGATGATGAAAAATTAGATGAAACAGCCAACGCTTTATATCATAATCTGAGTGTAAAAACCGACCGTTTAGGTAATCCTTATTACACCCGTTCTATAAAACAAATTAACCCTTATATATTTATTTGGTTAGATGTTCTCGATACTAATGTGGTAGTTATTCTTATAATTATTTTTATGGTAGCAGGCTTTTCTATGATATCGGGTTTGCTTATCATTATTCTGGAAAGGGCAAATATGATAGGTATATTGAAAGCATTAGGCGAAAACAACACAAGTATAAGAAAGATATTTCTTTATATATCAGCATTCTTAATTACAAAAGGTTTGTTGTGGGGCAATATTATAGCGTTAATAATCTATTACTTGCAAAAATATACAGGCATATTTAAGTTGGATCCTGAAATATATTATGTATCGGAGGTTCCAATGGAATTGAATATCTGGACGATTTTACTCTTAAACATAGGAACACTTATTGCAACTATATTAGTGTTAGTGGGTCCTTCTTATCTGATCGCAAAAATAAGCCCCTCGAAAACAATTAGATTTGAGTGA
- a CDS encoding sigma-B regulation protein RsbU (phosphoserine phosphatase) (product_source=KO:K07315; cath_funfam=3.30.450.20,3.60.40.10; cog=COG0530,COG2208; ko=KO:K07315; pfam=PF00672,PF02743,PF07228; smart=SM00304,SM00331; superfamily=103190,158472,81606; transmembrane_helix_parts=Outside_1_14,TMhelix_15_37,Inside_38_312,TMhelix_313_335,Outside_336_642): MNWIKKIQHSFSAKLSFYVLLCVVIIFLLSFLSLYLFASRSIRESANDKAKNRLEIIQYKIENVFSTIETVHNNIHWTVFDKEIEPDTFFDMTRDIVKNNQYIFGCAVAFEPYYFKEKGYYFAPFSSRQGDTIYTTQLGTNTYDYFEMEWYDVPKCLNEPFWSDPYYDVGGGKVLMMTYSTPLFDKNGTFIGVLTADVSLDWLTDMVNEEKPYKSSYSILFGRDGICIVHPRKDYIMTESVFSLSERLKDKHLIQMVDCITKGEAGSAELKNTFSNDLIESYAYYKPLRYNGWYLVMIIHKEDVFKELNKTKIITILLLIAGLVSLFVFCLFIVNKLTKPMRDFSRSARKIAQGNFNVELPQINSKDEMLEMKNSFVFMQKELANYVKELQETTSKKERIESELRIANEIQMGMIPKIFPPFPERDDIDLFAVLHTAREVGGDLYDFFIDNEKLYFAIGDVSGKGVPASLFMAVTRSLFRSIATLYEDPGQIVSSMNKSISETNDANMFITLFIGVLDLLTGELRYCNAGHNPPILKTNNGNVSFMTVKPNIPVGLFENFSFQSETMTIGKDTILFLYTDGLTEAENIEREFYKESRLIRELETAVTRNPKELIHSITESVSRYVDGAEQSDDLTILVLHYN; encoded by the coding sequence ATGAATTGGATAAAAAAAATACAGCACTCGTTTTCTGCAAAATTAAGTTTCTATGTCCTTCTCTGTGTAGTTATAATATTTCTACTTTCTTTCTTATCTCTTTATCTGTTTGCCAGTCGCTCAATTAGAGAAAGTGCGAATGATAAGGCAAAAAATAGATTGGAGATAATTCAATATAAAATAGAGAATGTTTTTTCAACTATAGAGACAGTCCATAATAATATTCATTGGACAGTTTTTGATAAAGAAATTGAACCAGATACATTCTTTGATATGACGCGCGATATTGTGAAAAACAACCAGTATATTTTTGGTTGTGCAGTCGCTTTTGAACCCTATTATTTCAAAGAGAAAGGGTATTATTTTGCTCCATTTTCAAGCCGACAAGGCGATACAATTTACACCACCCAACTGGGAACAAATACGTATGATTATTTCGAAATGGAATGGTATGATGTTCCGAAATGTTTGAATGAGCCTTTTTGGTCAGATCCGTATTATGATGTTGGAGGCGGAAAGGTGTTAATGATGACTTATTCCACACCTCTTTTCGATAAAAATGGTACTTTTATAGGTGTTTTGACTGCGGATGTCTCACTTGATTGGTTGACAGATATGGTAAATGAGGAGAAACCTTATAAATCTAGTTATTCTATATTGTTCGGTCGAGACGGTATTTGTATAGTTCATCCACGTAAGGATTATATTATGACTGAATCGGTATTCAGTCTCTCAGAAAGGCTTAAAGATAAACATCTGATACAAATGGTAGATTGTATCACAAAAGGAGAAGCAGGTTCGGCGGAACTTAAAAATACATTCAGTAACGATCTTATAGAGTCTTATGCATACTATAAGCCGCTGCGGTACAATGGTTGGTATTTGGTTATGATTATCCATAAAGAAGATGTTTTTAAGGAACTTAATAAAACCAAGATAATAACAATACTGTTGCTTATAGCAGGACTTGTTTCTTTGTTTGTTTTTTGCTTGTTTATAGTAAATAAACTAACTAAACCTATGAGAGATTTTTCTCGTTCTGCCAGAAAAATAGCACAAGGTAACTTTAATGTAGAATTACCACAGATTAACTCTAAAGACGAGATGTTAGAGATGAAAAACTCTTTTGTTTTTATGCAAAAAGAATTGGCTAATTATGTCAAAGAGTTACAAGAAACGACATCAAAGAAAGAACGCATAGAAAGCGAATTGCGCATAGCTAATGAAATACAGATGGGAATGATTCCTAAAATATTTCCGCCTTTCCCAGAAAGAGACGATATCGACTTGTTTGCAGTCTTGCATACAGCGAGAGAAGTGGGAGGTGATTTGTACGATTTTTTTATAGACAACGAAAAACTATATTTTGCGATTGGTGATGTTTCTGGCAAAGGAGTGCCTGCTTCCTTGTTTATGGCTGTAACACGAAGTTTGTTTCGTTCAATAGCTACATTATATGAAGATCCTGGACAGATTGTTTCGTCGATGAACAAATCTATATCCGAAACAAACGATGCGAATATGTTTATAACTTTGTTTATAGGTGTTTTGGACCTTTTAACAGGAGAGTTGCGCTATTGTAATGCGGGGCATAATCCGCCTATATTGAAGACTAATAATGGGAATGTTAGTTTTATGACAGTAAAACCAAATATTCCAGTCGGATTGTTTGAGAATTTTTCTTTCCAATCAGAAACAATGACGATAGGCAAGGATACGATACTGTTTTTATATACCGACGGATTGACAGAAGCGGAAAATATAGAACGAGAATTTTATAAAGAAAGTAGATTAATACGAGAATTGGAAACTGCAGTTACTCGTAATCCCAAGGAGCTTATTCATTCGATAACAGAATCTGTAAGTAGGTATGTAGATGGAGCAGAACAGAGCGACGATTTGACTATTTTAGTTCTTCACTATAATTGA
- a CDS encoding serine/threonine-protein kinase RsbW (product_source=KO:K04757; cath_funfam=3.30.565.10; cog=COG2172; ko=KO:K04757; pfam=PF13581; superfamily=55874), producing the protein MKKRLIIKNEISEISRLNKFVEECGKELDISMGLAMSLNLAIEEAVSNVIMYASPETKKQDIYIDVEQTKDFLVFTIIDKGIEFDPTQKEDTDVTLPIEERSIGGLGIFLIKKIMDEVTYKREEGQNILTLRKKINNQIT; encoded by the coding sequence ATGAAGAAACGCTTGATTATTAAGAATGAAATTTCTGAAATTAGCCGATTAAATAAATTTGTAGAAGAATGTGGCAAAGAGTTAGATATCTCTATGGGTTTGGCTATGAGTCTAAATCTTGCTATAGAAGAGGCTGTGTCGAACGTAATTATGTATGCATCTCCGGAAACGAAAAAACAGGATATTTACATTGATGTGGAACAAACAAAAGATTTTTTGGTGTTTACCATTATCGATAAAGGAATAGAATTCGACCCGACTCAAAAGGAAGATACGGATGTTACTCTCCCTATTGAAGAGCGTTCGATCGGAGGTTTAGGTATTTTTCTAATAAAAAAGATAATGGACGAAGTAACTTACAAAAGGGAAGAAGGACAAAATATACTCACTTTGAGAAAAAAGATAAATAATCAAATAACATAA
- a CDS encoding anti-anti-sigma factor (product_source=TIGR00377; cath_funfam=3.30.750.24; cog=COG1366; pfam=PF01740; superfamily=52091; tigrfam=TIGR00377), whose product MAIEIQEKNGKIHVSIAGRLDTVSSHEFEKQIKPLTEIPQPDIAIDCSNFDYISSSGLRQFLILQKAVIANKGTLVINNLKPEIKEVFDMTGFTSIFTINPE is encoded by the coding sequence ATGGCTATTGAAATTCAAGAAAAAAACGGAAAGATTCACGTCAGTATTGCTGGACGTTTGGATACGGTCAGTTCCCACGAATTTGAAAAGCAGATTAAACCTCTGACTGAGATTCCTCAACCAGACATTGCTATTGACTGCTCCAACTTCGATTACATTAGCAGCTCCGGCCTTCGCCAGTTTCTCATTCTGCAGAAAGCGGTAATTGCCAACAAAGGAACTTTGGTAATCAACAACCTGAAACCGGAAATAAAAGAAGTGTTCGATATGACAGGTTTTACCAGTATATTCACAATTAATCCAGAGTAA